The window TGTCCAAATTTTGCGGACAGTCCCTTTTGCTATAGTAGCTCCTTATAGGAAAGTAGACAATCCCATTAGGAGTGTTGAGGCCAGCATAGCAAAAAGCATTAAATAAACAATTACCTTCCTCGTTTTACGACTATTCATCTTGGTTTCCTCCCTTTAATGGTATGGGATAATTCTATTTTAACGTGAAACCGGACAACTAACAACCTTTCAAATTAGGAAGGATTTATGACACTTTGTAGAGAATACAGTAATTGTCGAATTTTTGGGAGGAATTCAGTTTCACTTATTAGTGGAACTGGCAGTTTATACATGGGGGGATATTTATGATTGAAAAAGTGGACCATATTGGGATCGCCGTTAAATCACTTGAAGAGGCACTTCCATTTTATACGAATACCTTAAAGCTCCCTCTCCTGGGGATTGAGGAAGTGGAAAGCCAAAAGGTGATTGTCGCATTTCTTGACGCGGGAGGAACAAAGCTGGAACTGCTTGAACCAACGTCCGAGGACAGCCCTATTGCAAAACATATCGAAAAGCGTGGAGAAGGAATCCATCATGTCGCACTGGGGGTTAAATCGATTCAGGATCGGATTAACGATATGAAGGAAACCGGCATCAGGATGCTTAATGATGAGCCGAAGCAGGGAGCACATGGAGCAATGGTTGCGTTCATGCACCCAAAAGATACGGGTGGGATATTATACGAGTTTTGCGAGAAGAAGGGGATGGAGAAGTAATGCCGGATATATTTGAAAAGATTAATGAATTGTATGATAAGCGCCGTGAAATTGAAATGGGCGGCGGTGATGAGAAAATTGCGCGGCAGCATGCAAAGGGGAAACTGACAGCGCGTGAGAGAATTTCTCTTCTTGTAGACGAAGGTACCTTTGTTGAATTGAATCCTTTTATTGAACACAGGATTACATACTTTGGGATGGACCAGCAGAAAGGGCCAGGCGATGGGGTTGTAACCGGCTACGGCAAAATAAATGGCCGGGCAGTCTATGTTTTTTCGCAGGACTTCACTGTGTTCGGCGGTGCCCTTGGGGAAATGCATGCCCATAAAATTGCCAAGCTGATGGACATGGCTGCAAATAGCGGAGCACCGGTTATTGGGTTGAACGACTCCGGCGGGGCAAGAATTCAAGAGGGCGTAGTATCACTTGATGGCTACGGACAAATCTTTTATCGAAATGCCATTTATTCAGGCGTTATTCCGCAAATTTCAGTCATTATGGGGCCGTGTGCCGGGGGCGCTGTTTATTCACCCGCTATCACGGATTTTGTGTTCATGGTTGAGGGTACGAGCCAAATGTTTATTACAGGACCAAAAGTGATTGAAACGGTGACCGGAGAAAAAATTTCTTCTGATGATCTCGGCGGTGCCAAGGTTCATAATTCGATTTCTGGAAATGCCCATTTTAGAGGAGAGACAGAAGAAGAGGTTCTGGCTTCGGTCAGAAGGCTATTAAGCTATCTCCCGCAAAATTCAAAAGAACGGCCTCCGGTAGTAACTGTT is drawn from Bacillus sp. FJAT-18017 and contains these coding sequences:
- the prli42 gene encoding stressosome-associated protein Prli42; the encoded protein is MNSRKTRKVIVYLMLFAMLASTLLMGLSTFL
- the mce gene encoding methylmalonyl-CoA epimerase, whose amino-acid sequence is MIEKVDHIGIAVKSLEEALPFYTNTLKLPLLGIEEVESQKVIVAFLDAGGTKLELLEPTSEDSPIAKHIEKRGEGIHHVALGVKSIQDRINDMKETGIRMLNDEPKQGAHGAMVAFMHPKDTGGILYEFCEKKGMEK
- a CDS encoding acyl-CoA carboxylase subunit beta → MPDIFEKINELYDKRREIEMGGGDEKIARQHAKGKLTARERISLLVDEGTFVELNPFIEHRITYFGMDQQKGPGDGVVTGYGKINGRAVYVFSQDFTVFGGALGEMHAHKIAKLMDMAANSGAPVIGLNDSGGARIQEGVVSLDGYGQIFYRNAIYSGVIPQISVIMGPCAGGAVYSPAITDFVFMVEGTSQMFITGPKVIETVTGEKISSDDLGGAKVHNSISGNAHFRGETEEEVLASVRRLLSYLPQNSKERPPVVTVADEDDYRADLVDCIPFDPIRPYDVRIVIEQVADKNSFMEIHKDFARNIVVGLARIKGEPVGLVANQPKVMAGSLDIDSSDKASRFIRFCDSFNIPIITFEDVTGFFPGIKQEHGGIIRHGAKILYAYSEATVPKLTVILRKAYGGAYVALNSKSIGADLVFSWPNAEIAVMGPQGAANIIFAKEIQSSPEPEKVRQQKIEEYRQQFANPYVAAARGMVDDVIDPRETRIKLIQALDMLRNKHEERPHKKHGNIPL